The following coding sequences lie in one Arachis ipaensis cultivar K30076 chromosome B05, Araip1.1, whole genome shotgun sequence genomic window:
- the LOC107644127 gene encoding putative pentatricopeptide repeat-containing protein At1g12700, mitochondrial isoform X2, translating into MLSLFSFSPIMLRYALQIPNSVSHSALRLCFHSTSSLHSHSHPQSLDEAVDSFTRMLSMRRTPPIIQFNQILGSLSKTKHFHAAVSLFQQLQISGIAPSVVTLSIVINCCCGMGRMTLAFSVLAKIFRMGFQPDTITLTTILKGLCLCGSVEKAVRFHDRVLAHGFHFNQVTYGTLINGLCKTGHTSAAIQVLRNIPRYGIAPDVFMYSAIIDSLCKDTLVSQAFHLFSEMLAKGVSPNVITYNSLIFGLCLEGQYKEAMDLLSDMVLRNITPNVRTYSILIDGLCKEGKIKDAKSVLAVMAKHGVKPDVVTYASLMDGYCLVNQVNKAKYIFNTMAQSRVSPNVQSYSIMINGLCKSKRVDEALNLFEEMRRKYLVPNTVTYNTLIDGLSKSKRISCALELLVKMHERGPPSDVVTYNSLLDGMFKNQQVDKALMLFKQMKESGIDPDICTYNVLIDGLCKGGRLLVAKEIFQDVSVKGYRPNVRTYNIIINGICKEGLCCDF; encoded by the exons ATGTTATCATTGTTCTCATTCTCACCAATAATGTTAAGGTATGCTCTTCAAATCCCAAATTCTGTTTCCCACTCTGCTCTCCGTCTTTGCTTCCATTCAACTTCATCCCTACACTCTCACTCTCATCCCCAATCGCTTGATGAAGCTGTTGATTCCTTCACTCGCATGCTCTCTATGCGTCGTACTCCTCCCATCATCCAATTTAACCAGATTTTGGGATCCCTTTCCAAGACAAAGCATTTCCACGCCGCCGTTTCCCTTTTTCAGCAATTGCAAATCAGCGGAATCGCGCCCAGCGTAGTTACTTTGAGCATCGTAATTAATTGTTGTTGCGGCATGGGTCGTATGACGCTTGCTTTCTCTGTATTGGCCAAGATTTTCAGGATGGGTTTTCAGCCTGATACCATAACATTGACAACAATCCTGAAAGGTCTCTGTCTCTGTGGTAGTGTTGAAAAAGCAGTGCGCTTTCATGACAGAGTGCTGGCTCATGGATTTCACTTCAACCAAGTCACTTATGGGACGTTGATCAATGGGCTCTGTAAGACCGGACACACATCGGCTGCTATTCAAGTGTTGAGAAACATCCCACGGTATGGCATTGCTCCTGATGTCTTCATGTACAGCGCAATTATTGATAGCCTCTGCAAGGATACACTTGTAAGTCAggcttttcatttattttctgaAATGCTTGCTAAGGGAGTTTCTCCTAATGTTATCACATACAATTCTCTCATTTTTGGATTGTGTCTTGAGGGTCAATATAAGGAAGCCATGGATTTGTTAAGTGATATGGTGCTTAGAAACATTACTCCAAATGTTCGTACCTATAGTATTTTGATCGATGGGCTATGCAAGGAAGGAAAGATCAAAGATGCTAAGAGTGTATTGGCTGTAATGGCAAAACATGGTGTGAAACCAGATGTGGTTACTTATGCCAGCTTAATGGATGGATATTGTTTGGTTAATCAGGTAAATAAGGCAAAATATATATTCAACACAATGGCCCAAAGTAGAGTGTCACCCAATGTTCAAAGTTACAGTATCATGATTAATGGCTTGTGCAAAAGTAAAAGGGTCGATGAAGCCTTGAATCTCTTTGAAGAAATGCGTCGTAAGTATTTGGTTCCAAACACGGTAACTTACAACACTCTTATTGATGGCTTGAGCAAATCGAAGAGAATCTCTTGTGCTTTGGAGCTTCTTGTCAAGATGCACGAAAGAGGTCCACCCTCTGATGTAGTCACTTACAATTCCTTGTTGGATGGGATGTTCAAAAACCAACAAGTTGACAAGGCACTTATGTTATTCAAGCAAATGAAAGAGAGTGGCATTGATCCAGATATATGCACGTACAATGTACTTATTGATGGCCTATGCAAAGGTGGAAGACTTTTAGTTGCAAAAGAGATTTTTCAAGATGTTTCCGTTAAAGGCTATCGTCCAAATGTGAGGACATACAATATTATTATCAATGGGATCTGCAAAGAGGGCTT ATGCTGTGACTTTTGA